One Edaphobacter flagellatus genomic region harbors:
- a CDS encoding 2OG-Fe(II) oxygenase, with amino-acid sequence MPLSEQIASLDWPRISTQLNEQGYATTGPLLSTAECNQLAAGYNDATQFRSRVIMARHGFGRGEYQYYTYPLPALIQTLRDSLYPSLAGIANQWHEDLGNPTRFPLDHRVFQQLCHNAGQTRPTPLLLKYQQGDYNCLHQDLYGELVFPLQVAFLLSDPARDFTGGEFVLTEQRPRMQSRASVVPLRQGEAVIFAVNHRPQRGTRGVYRVAMRHGVSAIRSGQRFTLGVIFHDAQ; translated from the coding sequence ATGCCTCTTTCTGAACAGATCGCCTCTCTCGACTGGCCGCGCATCTCCACCCAACTCAACGAGCAAGGCTATGCCACCACCGGCCCCTTGCTCTCCACAGCAGAATGCAATCAGCTTGCCGCCGGATACAACGACGCGACACAATTTCGCAGTCGTGTCATCATGGCTCGTCATGGCTTCGGACGCGGCGAATATCAGTACTACACTTATCCGCTGCCTGCGCTTATCCAGACACTGCGCGACTCCCTCTATCCATCGCTGGCTGGCATTGCGAACCAGTGGCATGAGGATCTCGGCAATCCCACGCGCTTCCCTCTCGATCATCGCGTTTTTCAGCAGCTCTGCCACAATGCCGGTCAGACACGACCAACTCCACTTCTCCTCAAATATCAGCAGGGCGATTACAACTGTCTGCACCAGGATCTCTATGGCGAGCTGGTCTTCCCTCTACAGGTTGCATTTCTGCTCAGCGACCCGGCACGCGACTTCACAGGAGGTGAGTTCGTTCTGACCGAACAACGTCCGCGCATGCAATCGCGGGCGTCCGTCGTACCTCTGCGGCAAGGAGAAGCTGTTATCTTCGCCGTCAATCATCGGCCGCAGCGAGGAACACGCGGCGTCTATCGTGTTGCCATGCGCCACGGCGTCAGCGCGATACGATCAGGGCAGCGTTTTACTCTAGGAGTGATCTTTCACGATGCACAGTAG
- the ftsY gene encoding signal recognition particle-docking protein FtsY, with protein MVFSSLFGKRSAEPEKPESAEPEPPQKLGFFDRMRQAVTRTRESLSESISSVVALTREVDQASLDELEPRLLAADIGSATTAIIMEHLRQRALRTGIESGAQLKELLKAELKQILDGVAHPIQHPATPPEVILMVGVNGTGKTTTTGKLANLYKSQGRSVLLCAADTFRAAAIEQLEVWAQRSDVPLIKTKQGGDPSAALYDALAAAKSRSTDVMIADTAGRLHTKTDLMKELDKMRRTCEKLVPGAPHQTFLVMDATTGQNGLQQARLFTEAARVSGIVLTKLDGTAKGGIVLAIATELKLPVLYAGIGEKIDDLIPFDSTAFIDSMVS; from the coding sequence ATGGTCTTCTCGTCTCTCTTCGGCAAGCGTTCTGCCGAACCTGAAAAGCCCGAATCAGCAGAACCCGAGCCGCCACAGAAGCTCGGCTTCTTCGACCGCATGCGGCAGGCGGTCACCCGCACCCGCGAGTCACTTTCCGAGTCCATCAGCTCGGTCGTCGCACTTACGCGCGAAGTCGACCAGGCCTCCCTCGACGAGCTTGAGCCGCGCCTTCTTGCCGCCGATATCGGCAGCGCAACCACAGCCATCATCATGGAGCACCTCCGCCAGCGTGCACTCCGCACCGGCATCGAAAGCGGAGCGCAGCTCAAGGAGCTCCTCAAAGCCGAGCTCAAGCAGATCCTCGACGGCGTCGCTCATCCCATCCAACATCCGGCCACACCACCCGAAGTCATTCTCATGGTCGGCGTCAACGGCACGGGCAAAACGACCACCACCGGTAAGCTTGCAAACCTCTACAAGTCACAGGGCCGCAGTGTCCTGCTCTGCGCCGCCGACACCTTCCGCGCCGCTGCTATCGAACAGCTTGAAGTCTGGGCACAGCGCTCCGATGTTCCGCTCATCAAGACGAAGCAGGGCGGCGATCCATCTGCTGCTCTCTACGATGCGCTTGCCGCTGCCAAATCGCGCTCCACCGACGTGATGATCGCCGACACCGCAGGCCGGCTCCACACCAAGACCGACTTGATGAAAGAGCTCGACAAGATGCGCCGTACTTGCGAGAAACTGGTGCCGGGTGCGCCGCACCAGACCTTCCTCGTCATGGATGCAACGACTGGTCAGAACGGCCTGCAGCAGGCTCGCCTGTTCACCGAAGCCGCACGTGTTAGCGGCATCGTGCTCACCAAGCTCGACGGCACGGCAAAGGGCGGCATCGTGCTCGCCATCGCCACCGAACTTAAATTGCCCGTGCTCTATGCCGGTATCGGCGAGAAGATCGACGACCTCATCCCCTTCGACAGCACGGCCTTCATCGACTCCATGGTCAGCTAG
- the alkB gene encoding DNA oxidative demethylase AlkB, whose product MHSSGSLWPETPSPSTESLAEGITLLRGFCANEAFALLDSIHAVAEISPFRQMIVPSGHTMSVAMTNTGDLGWTTDRTGYRYTTLDPTSGQPWPPMPAPLLTLAQNAAIASGFAGFTPNACLINRYAVGARLSLHQDRNEQDYTHPIVSVSLGLPATFLLGTLRRTDTPRRIRIEHGDILVWGGPARLIYHGVAPIRPGIHPLTGPFRINLTFRRVAL is encoded by the coding sequence ATGCACAGTAGCGGCTCACTCTGGCCTGAAACTCCATCGCCCTCCACAGAATCTCTCGCCGAGGGCATTACGCTGTTGCGCGGCTTTTGCGCGAACGAAGCGTTTGCATTGCTTGATTCCATTCATGCCGTCGCCGAAATTTCTCCCTTCCGCCAGATGATCGTACCCAGCGGCCACACGATGTCGGTCGCGATGACGAATACAGGCGACCTTGGCTGGACGACCGACCGTACGGGGTACCGCTACACCACCCTCGATCCCACATCCGGCCAACCCTGGCCGCCCATGCCTGCACCTCTGCTCACGCTCGCACAGAATGCCGCAATCGCTTCCGGTTTCGCGGGCTTTACGCCGAATGCCTGCCTGATCAATCGCTATGCTGTTGGCGCGCGCCTCTCGCTCCATCAGGATAGGAACGAGCAGGACTACACCCATCCCATCGTCTCGGTCTCACTTGGGCTGCCCGCGACCTTTCTCCTTGGTACCCTGCGCCGCACAGACACCCCGCGCCGCATACGCATCGAGCACGGTGACATCCTCGTCTGGGGAGGCCCCGCCCGGCTCATCTACCATGGCGTCGCCCCCATCCGGCCCGGGATTCATCCCCTCACCGGCCCCTTTCGGATCAACCTTACCTTCCGCCGCGTCGCGCTCTAG
- a CDS encoding alpha-L-fucosidase, with product MSNKQWSRRDVMIGTAAALATGALPMQAAMGEVMQASQQPYDSGRAHWMQQPRYTWGVMTHYLSDWQGRDHKLDMSADRWNKMIDGFDVEGMAKRLESVGAGHYQISIGQNSGYYLSPNAVYDRITGATTSKCSRRDLVADLYEPLHKRDIKLMVYLPSGAPAQDKAAVAALEWENGPYPNKNFQKKWEQIIAEWSRRWGKKVEGWWFDGCYFPNSMYRSPSSPNFTSFAAAARAGNADSVVAFNPGVVYRLISMCPDEDYTAGEIDKPEQATIRRSQDGRVDGTQIHVLSFLGEKWGSGKPRFSTEQIIAFTKRVRDANGSVTWDVPVELDGTITQPFLDQLTALGKVFPRNAG from the coding sequence ATGAGCAACAAACAGTGGTCGCGTCGTGATGTGATGATCGGTACCGCAGCCGCGCTGGCAACAGGTGCGCTTCCAATGCAGGCAGCTATGGGCGAAGTGATGCAGGCTTCGCAGCAACCCTATGATTCAGGGCGTGCTCATTGGATGCAGCAGCCTCGCTATACCTGGGGTGTGATGACGCACTACCTGTCGGATTGGCAGGGGCGCGACCATAAGCTCGACATGTCGGCGGACCGCTGGAACAAGATGATCGATGGGTTCGATGTGGAGGGAATGGCGAAGCGTCTGGAGTCAGTCGGCGCCGGTCACTACCAGATCAGCATCGGTCAGAACTCGGGCTATTATCTTTCGCCGAATGCGGTCTATGACAGGATCACCGGCGCTACTACGAGCAAGTGCTCGCGCCGGGACCTGGTTGCCGATCTCTACGAACCGCTGCATAAGCGGGACATCAAGCTGATGGTTTATTTGCCTTCGGGCGCGCCAGCACAGGACAAGGCCGCGGTGGCTGCACTGGAGTGGGAGAACGGGCCATATCCAAATAAGAATTTTCAAAAGAAGTGGGAGCAGATTATCGCGGAATGGTCGCGGCGATGGGGGAAGAAGGTCGAGGGCTGGTGGTTTGATGGCTGCTATTTTCCGAACTCGATGTATCGCTCGCCGTCGTCGCCAAACTTCACCAGCTTTGCTGCTGCGGCGCGCGCGGGCAATGCGGATTCGGTGGTTGCCTTTAATCCGGGCGTGGTCTACAGGCTGATCTCGATGTGTCCGGATGAGGACTATACGGCGGGTGAGATCGACAAGCCGGAGCAGGCCACGATTCGTCGCTCGCAGGATGGACGTGTCGACGGTACGCAGATTCACGTACTCAGTTTTCTGGGTGAGAAGTGGGGGTCGGGTAAGCCGCGTTTTTCGACAGAACAAATTATTGCGTTTACGAAGAGGGTCCGGGATGCCAATGGCTCGGTGACATGGGATGTTCCGGTAGAGCTTGATGGAACCATTACGCAGCCGTTTCTCGATCAATTGACTGCGCTCGGCAAGGTGTTTCCGAGGAACGCAGGCTAA
- a CDS encoding NAD(P)H-dependent glycerol-3-phosphate dehydrogenase, giving the protein MSRIGILGAGAWGTALALSLARRGGHDITLWAHSSSLAEHLNENGENLPYLPGFTLPAGIVVTDDLPATIFEADILLCVTPSQHLRGVISHIAPLLTRNQIVVSASKGIEEGSFLRMSQVIAAVTSNPCAVLSGPSFAQEVAAGSPTAIVAAATEPRLAQIIQRDFSSPTLRVYTNDDVAGVELGGALKNVIALAAGVVAGLNLGHNSAAALITRGIAEITRLSVACGGRRQTLAGLAGIGDLVLTCTGNLSRNRSVGIELGRGRKLEDILAGMGGKVAEGVRSTTAALGLAARYGVEMPITQQVDAILHHNKKPADAIRDLMSRPGRDEFQ; this is encoded by the coding sequence TTGAGCCGCATTGGCATCCTCGGCGCCGGCGCCTGGGGCACGGCCCTTGCACTCTCCCTCGCTCGTCGAGGAGGACACGACATCACGCTCTGGGCTCACTCTTCCTCTCTGGCCGAACATCTCAATGAGAACGGCGAGAATCTTCCCTATCTTCCCGGCTTCACGTTACCCGCAGGCATCGTCGTCACCGATGACCTGCCGGCCACTATATTCGAAGCAGATATCCTTCTCTGCGTCACGCCATCCCAACATCTGCGCGGCGTCATCTCGCACATTGCGCCGCTACTGACCAGAAACCAGATCGTCGTCTCCGCCTCCAAAGGAATTGAGGAAGGCAGCTTCCTGCGCATGTCGCAGGTTATCGCCGCCGTCACCTCAAACCCTTGCGCCGTGCTTTCCGGCCCCTCCTTCGCGCAGGAGGTCGCAGCTGGCTCTCCGACAGCGATCGTCGCAGCTGCAACAGAGCCACGGCTCGCTCAGATCATTCAACGCGACTTCTCCTCTCCGACGCTTCGCGTCTACACCAATGATGACGTCGCTGGCGTCGAGCTCGGCGGCGCACTAAAGAACGTCATCGCGCTTGCTGCCGGTGTCGTCGCTGGACTCAACCTCGGCCACAACTCCGCAGCCGCACTCATCACCCGCGGCATCGCCGAGATCACGAGACTCTCCGTCGCCTGCGGAGGCCGGCGTCAGACGCTGGCTGGCCTCGCCGGCATTGGCGATCTCGTGCTCACCTGCACCGGCAACCTCTCACGCAATCGCTCCGTCGGTATCGAGCTGGGCCGTGGCCGCAAGCTCGAAGACATCCTCGCCGGCATGGGCGGTAAAGTCGCCGAAGGCGTCCGCTCCACGACCGCCGCTCTCGGCCTGGCCGCGCGCTACGGCGTCGAGATGCCCATCACGCAGCAGGTCGACGCCATCCTGCATCACAACAAAAAGCCGGCCGACGCCATCCGCGATCTGATGTCCCGCCCCGGCCGTGATGAATTTCAATAG
- the plsY gene encoding glycerol-3-phosphate 1-O-acyltransferase PlsY, producing the protein MTPWLLSISVAYLLGSIPFGYLLVRIFRHQDIRATGSGNIGATNVARSGAKGLGIATLILDALKGFVAVLIALHIAAPSGLPHSYEIAVCAAVAAVLGHCFPVWLGFKGGKGVATALGVFFGLVPVITVLYLLAVFLIIVFITRYVSLASIVAAALFPFLALPHAPVRTPIVIAGYIFIPLLVILKHHGNIRRLLSGTENRFGSRKVAA; encoded by the coding sequence ATGACTCCCTGGCTCCTCTCCATTTCGGTCGCTTACCTGCTGGGCTCCATCCCTTTCGGCTACCTTCTCGTCCGCATCTTTCGCCATCAGGACATCCGGGCGACGGGCAGCGGTAACATTGGCGCAACCAATGTCGCTCGGTCCGGAGCAAAGGGCCTCGGCATCGCCACGCTTATCCTCGATGCACTCAAGGGCTTCGTCGCGGTTCTTATTGCGCTGCACATCGCCGCACCATCTGGACTTCCTCATTCCTACGAGATCGCCGTCTGCGCAGCGGTGGCAGCCGTCCTCGGCCACTGCTTCCCAGTCTGGCTCGGCTTCAAGGGAGGCAAAGGCGTCGCCACCGCACTTGGCGTCTTCTTTGGCCTTGTGCCGGTCATCACAGTGCTTTATCTGTTGGCCGTCTTCCTCATCATCGTCTTTATCACACGCTACGTTTCACTTGCCTCGATTGTGGCGGCGGCGTTATTTCCTTTTCTTGCGCTCCCGCACGCCCCTGTCCGGACACCTATCGTGATCGCGGGATATATCTTCATTCCGCTGCTGGTTATCCTCAAACATCACGGGAACATCCGCCGCCTGCTCTCCGGCACGGAGAATCGCTTCGGCTCGCGTAAGGTGGCTGCTTGA
- a CDS encoding LVIVD repeat-containing protein, whose translation MNTPTRYLAASLILFATLAVPTLQAEILSSSKDLVVLEPRDLPELTRTAGDALLLHSDNAGRTYLYIEQLQGKRLTILNVTDPARIKVASSVALTAPSAFDFIKPLGAHTELVRFRNDHSFAIFDMQKSLVPQLQKTALINLDGSEPLGITGLLTTHQTAFNSAPLPREYQIVDTSVASRPATLATVEQVQARLTNGETGTTFLLGEQGLTVIRQLPVEEQYKVHQMQM comes from the coding sequence ATGAACACTCCGACACGTTATCTCGCAGCCAGCCTGATTCTCTTCGCAACCCTCGCCGTACCCACTCTTCAGGCAGAGATTCTTTCCAGCTCGAAGGACCTGGTTGTCCTGGAGCCACGTGATCTTCCTGAGCTCACTCGCACTGCTGGCGACGCTCTTCTCCTGCACTCCGACAACGCAGGTCGCACCTATCTCTACATCGAACAGTTGCAAGGCAAGCGTCTGACCATCCTCAACGTGACAGATCCAGCCAGAATCAAAGTCGCATCGTCTGTCGCGCTAACAGCGCCATCGGCCTTCGACTTTATCAAGCCGCTTGGCGCTCATACAGAGCTGGTGCGCTTCCGCAACGACCATAGCTTCGCGATCTTCGACATGCAGAAGTCACTCGTTCCACAGCTGCAAAAGACCGCGCTCATCAACCTCGATGGCTCAGAGCCTCTGGGCATTACCGGACTCCTGACAACTCACCAAACGGCCTTCAATTCTGCACCTCTACCCCGCGAATATCAGATCGTCGATACCTCGGTAGCATCTCGTCCCGCGACGCTCGCTACGGTCGAGCAAGTGCAGGCTCGTTTGACGAATGGCGAGACAGGAACAACATTCCTGCTCGGCGAGCAAGGACTCACCGTCATACGGCAATTACCTGTCGAAGAGCAGTACAAAGTCCATCAGATGCAGATGTAG
- the adh gene encoding aldehyde dehydrogenase has translation MATATTLQIAPGQYGYAVPFRKRYGNFIGGHWVEPLSGQYFENITPITGKAFCEIPRSNAADIDRALDAAHKAKKAWGKTAVATRARILEQIAQRIDDNLELLATAETWDNGKPIRETLAADIPLCSDHFRYFAAAIRAQEGGISEIDGDTVAYHYHEPLGVVGQIIPWNFPLLMASWKLAPALAAGNCVVLKPAEQTPASILVLMELISDLLPPGVVNVVNGFGVEAGKPLASSPRVNKVAFTGETTTGRLIMQYASQTIIPVTLELGGKSPNIFFADVMSQDDSFIDKAVEGLVLFAFNQGEVCTCPSRAIIHESIYDRFMERALKSIKAIKRGNPLDKDTMIGAQASEEQQHKILSYLDIGKQEGAEVLTGGNAAKMEGDLATGFYIEPTVFKGHNKMRIFQEEIFGPVLSVTTFKDDDEALSIANDTLYGLGAGVWTRDLNRAYRFGREIEAGRVWTNCYHMYPAHAAFGGYKQSGIGRENHKMMLNHYQQTKNQLVSYSTKPLGLY, from the coding sequence ATGGCAACTGCAACCACTCTTCAGATCGCACCCGGGCAATACGGCTACGCCGTTCCCTTCCGCAAGCGTTACGGCAACTTCATTGGCGGACACTGGGTCGAGCCCCTCTCCGGGCAGTACTTCGAAAACATCACGCCGATCACCGGTAAAGCCTTCTGCGAGATTCCGCGCTCCAACGCGGCTGACATCGACCGTGCACTTGACGCAGCCCACAAGGCGAAAAAGGCCTGGGGCAAGACTGCGGTCGCAACGCGCGCACGCATCCTCGAACAGATTGCGCAGCGCATCGATGACAATCTTGAGCTGCTCGCCACCGCCGAAACCTGGGACAACGGCAAGCCTATCCGCGAAACGCTCGCCGCAGACATCCCGCTCTGCTCCGACCACTTCCGCTACTTCGCCGCAGCCATCCGCGCACAGGAAGGCGGCATCTCCGAGATCGATGGTGATACCGTTGCTTATCACTATCACGAGCCTCTCGGCGTCGTCGGCCAGATCATCCCCTGGAACTTCCCCCTACTGATGGCCTCGTGGAAGCTCGCTCCTGCTCTCGCCGCCGGCAATTGTGTCGTGCTCAAGCCGGCAGAACAGACACCCGCCTCCATCCTCGTTCTCATGGAACTGATCTCCGATCTGCTTCCTCCCGGCGTCGTCAACGTCGTCAATGGATTTGGCGTCGAGGCAGGCAAGCCGCTCGCCTCCAGCCCGCGCGTCAACAAGGTCGCCTTCACCGGTGAGACAACCACAGGCCGCCTGATCATGCAGTACGCCTCACAGACCATCATCCCGGTCACACTTGAGCTTGGCGGCAAATCGCCCAATATCTTCTTCGCCGACGTCATGAGCCAGGACGACTCCTTCATCGACAAAGCCGTCGAAGGACTTGTACTCTTCGCCTTCAATCAGGGCGAGGTCTGTACCTGCCCATCGCGCGCCATCATCCATGAATCCATCTACGACCGCTTCATGGAGCGTGCGCTCAAGAGCATCAAGGCCATCAAGCGCGGCAACCCGCTCGACAAAGACACGATGATCGGCGCGCAGGCTTCCGAGGAGCAGCAGCACAAGATCCTCTCCTATCTCGACATCGGCAAGCAGGAGGGCGCAGAAGTGCTCACCGGCGGCAACGCTGCCAAGATGGAAGGCGACCTCGCCACCGGCTTCTACATCGAGCCAACCGTCTTCAAGGGCCACAACAAGATGCGCATCTTCCAGGAGGAGATCTTTGGCCCCGTGCTCTCCGTCACGACCTTCAAGGATGACGACGAAGCGCTCTCCATCGCCAACGACACGCTCTACGGTCTCGGCGCTGGCGTGTGGACGCGCGACCTGAACCGCGCCTATCGCTTCGGCCGCGAGATCGAAGCGGGCCGTGTCTGGACCAACTGCTATCACATGTATCCAGCCCACGCAGCATTCGGTGGTTACAAGCAGTCCGGCATCGGACGCGAAAATCACAAGATGATGCTCAACCACTACCAGCAGACGAAGAACCAGCTCGTCAGCTACAGCACAAAGCCCCTCG
- a CDS encoding YbaY family lipoprotein, whose amino-acid sequence MIRIAVVVSMLTLAAAAPCQTLQVTGTATYRERMALPPNAIFEATLEDVSLADAPATVIGNTRLESPGNPPFQFSISYDSSKIVPNHTYAVRAQIKVDKKLWFTTDQRYAVLTQGHGSEISMMMLRRASGGGSRSKPSPATAQAAAPADEPLRETYWKLMELRGKPVNAANQQQEAHLVFRTGDRLSGSGGCNRLMGGYSVEGNTLHFKGIGSTMMACAQGMDIEQAFLAALNKVETWKITNNTLELYDSGAKLLAKFEARAMK is encoded by the coding sequence ATGATCCGAATTGCCGTCGTTGTCTCGATGCTGACTCTTGCAGCGGCCGCACCGTGCCAGACACTTCAAGTTACTGGAACTGCGACCTACCGCGAAAGAATGGCCCTTCCGCCAAATGCCATCTTCGAAGCAACACTGGAAGATGTCTCGCTTGCCGATGCCCCAGCAACTGTAATCGGCAACACACGGTTGGAGTCTCCAGGCAATCCTCCATTTCAGTTCTCCATTTCCTATGACTCCAGCAAAATTGTGCCCAACCACACCTATGCCGTACGTGCACAAATCAAGGTGGACAAAAAACTCTGGTTCACCACCGACCAACGATATGCGGTACTGACGCAAGGCCATGGCAGCGAGATCTCCATGATGATGCTGCGGCGCGCCTCCGGAGGCGGTTCGCGCAGCAAGCCGTCGCCTGCCACAGCTCAGGCTGCTGCACCGGCGGACGAGCCTCTGCGCGAGACATATTGGAAGTTGATGGAGCTGCGTGGCAAGCCTGTCAATGCAGCCAACCAACAGCAGGAGGCGCATCTCGTCTTTCGCACCGGCGACAGACTCTCCGGCTCAGGAGGATGCAACCGGCTGATGGGCGGCTACTCCGTCGAAGGAAACACTCTGCACTTCAAAGGCATTGGCAGCACCATGATGGCCTGCGCACAGGGCATGGATATCGAGCAGGCCTTCCTTGCGGCTCTCAATAAAGTTGAAACCTGGAAGATTACAAACAATACATTGGAGCTGTACGATAGCGGTGCCAAACTACTGGCAAAGTTTGAAGCCCGCGCCATGAAGTAG
- a CDS encoding competence/damage-inducible protein A — translation MIAEIIAAGSEMLTPHRQDTNSLFLTEQLNDLGVQVAFKTIVGDNLDHLTGAARNALARADIVLFSGGLGPTEDDLTREAAAEALGLELDRNPTILAELYKRFAARKLVMPPNNARQADVIAGATVLNNPAGSAPGQFLDTTVNGFRKIIVLLPGPPGELKPLFLQEVKPRLAATLPPRHLSRRQLRMALIPESHVDARTAPIYKQYSDVDTTILAGHGEIQLHFVASKATAIEAQERVDELAGRIEAEMEDAIFSSHGESLEEVVLLMLGLRHLTLAAAESCTGGLLASRLTAVPGSSRYFLGGAVVYADALKTIFADVPADLVATSGPVSEPVTRALAEGIRIRTGASLGIAITGIAGPTPGTGPDAEKPIGLVYIALADGKETRIKELNLPGDRDRIRWWASQHALEMIRIALLEQQRF, via the coding sequence ATGATCGCTGAAATCATCGCAGCCGGCTCGGAGATGCTGACGCCGCACCGGCAGGACACCAATTCCCTCTTCCTTACCGAACAGCTCAACGATCTCGGCGTCCAGGTGGCCTTCAAGACCATCGTCGGAGACAACCTCGATCATCTGACAGGCGCCGCACGCAACGCGCTGGCACGCGCCGATATCGTCCTCTTTTCCGGCGGCCTCGGTCCTACAGAGGACGACCTCACCCGCGAGGCAGCCGCGGAGGCCCTTGGCCTTGAGCTCGATCGCAACCCCACCATCCTTGCCGAACTCTACAAGCGATTTGCGGCGCGCAAATTGGTCATGCCGCCCAACAATGCCCGACAGGCCGACGTTATTGCAGGCGCAACCGTTCTCAACAATCCGGCAGGCAGCGCACCAGGCCAGTTTCTCGATACGACCGTCAACGGCTTCCGCAAGATCATTGTCCTGTTGCCTGGACCTCCCGGCGAGCTCAAACCGCTCTTCCTTCAGGAGGTGAAGCCACGCCTTGCAGCAACGTTGCCGCCACGTCATCTCTCGCGCCGCCAGCTGCGCATGGCGCTCATTCCTGAATCGCACGTCGATGCCCGCACCGCACCGATCTACAAGCAATATTCCGATGTCGATACCACCATCCTTGCCGGTCATGGCGAGATTCAGCTTCACTTCGTCGCTTCGAAAGCCACTGCTATCGAAGCGCAGGAGCGCGTCGACGAGCTGGCAGGTCGCATTGAGGCCGAGATGGAGGATGCCATCTTCTCCTCGCACGGTGAGAGCCTCGAGGAAGTCGTCCTCCTCATGCTCGGGCTGCGTCACCTGACGCTCGCTGCGGCCGAGAGCTGCACCGGCGGCCTGCTCGCCTCGCGCCTCACCGCTGTACCCGGAAGCTCGCGCTACTTCCTCGGCGGAGCCGTCGTCTATGCCGATGCGCTCAAGACCATCTTTGCGGACGTACCAGCCGACCTCGTCGCCACATCTGGTCCTGTCTCCGAGCCCGTGACCCGTGCCCTGGCTGAAGGCATCCGCATTCGCACCGGAGCTTCGCTTGGCATCGCCATTACCGGTATTGCTGGCCCCACTCCTGGGACGGGTCCCGATGCTGAAAAGCCGATCGGATTGGTCTACATCGCGCTGGCCGATGGCAAAGAGACACGCATCAAGGAGTTAAACCTGCCCGGCGACCGCGACCGCATCCGCTGGTGGGCCAGCCAGCACGCGCTTGAGATGATCCGCATCGCGCTCCTGGAGCAACAGCGTTTTTAA